The Candidatus Omnitrophota bacterium sequence AGCCGCGCTTGCCCAAGTTGTGCCGTCTCCTGCGCCTGTCCATGTCCACACAGTATCCGCACCCGATGCTAAAGTGCCATATGAGTTATCGTGGTTGTAGTCGGTGAAGTAAGAATTTGAGATACCGCCGATTTGATCATCTCCCGCAAATCCGCCGCCATTAGCGGAAACTGTTCCTATGGCATAAGAGTTATCGATAGTTGCTGTCCCAAAAAACTCCGGGTGCATATCATTACTTCCTACCAGCCCACCCACATAAGTGCTTAATGCTGTAGATGAAACATTACCTGTGGCATAAGAGCTTGAAATAGTAGTGGATCCTCCGGCAGCGTAGTTGCGCCCTACCAATCCACCTATATAATCTCCTGTTCCTGTAACAGTGCCAGTGGCGTAGCTTGAAGAAATTGATATAGTTTGTCCAACCTCGCCAGCCACAGAATACCCTATTAATCCACCCACATAGCTGGCCCCTGAAACATTCGCCGTGGAATAAGATCCGGAAATAGCCGCCGTATAGGAAGTTACTTCATCAACATTAATTTGACCTATCAACCCACCCACATAACTGCCGGTTCCCGTAACAGTGCCAGTGGAATAGCAATTGGAAATAGTGCTGTTACCGTTGTAGATATATCCGACAAGAGCGCCTACATTATTTTGGCCTGTTATATTGACATTTGTAAGGTATATATTTCTAAGATATAGATTAGCGAAAGTTCCGGCGGCAGTGCCAAAAAGCCCGACGTTATCAGTTGTAGAAAGACTTATCGTAAGGTTGGCAATAGTATAACCATAACCGTTATATTTACCATTGAACCCGTTTATTGCATATTCAGTAAAATCTTGTGTTAGTGTAATATCAGCTGTCTGAACATAATCTAAGGATAAATCTACGGTATAGAATAATTGAAGATCTGCCTCAGTTTCTATGCGGTAGGCGGGGGTAGTAGCCCCGTTAGGATTGGATGGCCCATTAAAGGTGCCGCCTGTTTTAGATAGAGAGCCATTAGCGTGTATTACGTTATAAGCAACTGCACCATATATATCATTTGTCTCATTAAAAGTGCCGCCTGCCTGGCTAAAGCATGTGCCGGAGCCTGTAATGGTAAGGTTATTAGCCAGTGATATAGTACCTGTATAGGTCGCGTCTATGGTTAAAGAGAGAATACTATTGGTAAATGCGGCATCTACAATGGAGTCCTTGATAGAGATGCCATTAAAGGTAACGGCATTACCGTTAGGTATTACGTTGCCATCCCAGTTAGCAGCTTCAGACCACTTATAGGTAGTTCCGCCACCATCCCATATAGGGTCTACGAGT is a genomic window containing:
- a CDS encoding GLUG motif-containing protein: MVADAYSTHYLFIPNGVDNGNNYNILVDPIWDGGGTTYKWSEAANWDGNVIPNGNAVTFNGISIKDSIVDAAFTNSILSLTIDATYTGTISLANNLTITGSGTCFSQAGGTFNETNDIYGAVAYNVIHANGSLSKTGGTFNGPSNPNGATTPAYRIETEADLQLFYTVDLSLDYVQTADITLTQDFTEYAINGFNGKYNGYGYTIANLTISLSTTDNVGLFGTAAGTFANLYLRNIYLTNVNITGQNNVGALVGYIYNGNSTISNCYSTGTVTGTGSYVGGLIGQINVDEVTSYTAAISGSYSTANVSGASYVGGLIGYSVAGEVGQTISISSSYATGTVTGTGDYIGGLVGRNYAAGGSTTISSSYATGNVSSTALSTYVGGLVGSNDMHPEFFGTATIDNSYAIGTVSANGGGFAGDDQIGGISNSYFTDYNHDNSYGTLASGADTVWTWTGAGDGTTWASAA